The Euphorbia lathyris chromosome 3, ddEupLath1.1, whole genome shotgun sequence genome contains a region encoding:
- the LOC136221877 gene encoding cytosolic sulfotransferase 1-like isoform X2: MEQDKTFSSSKLVLDVEQQIKELLPSLPKTLEGTITEMAFYEGFWCFSNLSGAVISFQRCFQAQDTDLIIASNPKSVSLWHHYHEMGLYNNGEMSMEDFFDVYFEGVSWYGPYWDHVLGYWKESLEKPNKVLFLKYEDMKKDIVSCLKRIAEFIGYPFSREEDRDGVIEEIVKLCSLSNLKNLEVNIEGMYLGKVPNKSYFRKGKVGEWVDYLSPSKKKHLENVMQEKLRGSGLSFKLSI, translated from the exons ATGGAGCAAGATAAAACATTTTCCTCTTCGAAGCTGGTTTTAGATGTTGAGCAACAAATTAAAGAGCTTCTTCCTTCCCTTCCAAAGACCTTGGAAGGGACAATTACTGAGATGGCTTTTTATGAGGGGTTTTGGTGTTTCTCAAATCTTTCTGGAGCTGTAATTTCATTCCAAAGATGCTTTCAAGCTCAAGACACAGATCTTATAATTGCCTCCAATCCAAAATCTG TGTCCCTTTGGCATCACTACCATGAAATGGGACTATACAACAATGGTGAAATGTCTATGGAGGATTTTTTTGATGTGTATTTCGAGGGTGTCAGTTGGTACGGACCTTACTGGGATCATGTGTTAGGATACTGGAAGGAAAGCTTGGAGAAGCCGAATAAGGTGTTGTTTTTGAAGTATGAAGACATGAAGAAAGACATTGTTTCTTGTTTGAAGAGAATAGCGGAGTTCATTGGGTACCCTTTTTCTCGAGAGGAAGATAGAGATGGTGTGATTGAAGAAATTGTGAAGCTATGTAGTTTAAGCAATTTGAAAAATTTAGAGGTGAACATTGAAGGTATGTATTTGGGGAAAGTACCAAATAAGAGCTACTTTAGGAAAGGTAAAGTGGGGGAATGGGTTGATTATCTAAGCCCTTCAAAGAAGAAACATCTTGAGAATGTGATGCAAGAAAAGCTGAGAGGATCTGGTTTGTCTTTTAAACTTTCTATCTAA
- the LOC136221877 gene encoding cytosolic sulfotransferase 15-like isoform X1, whose protein sequence is MEQDKTFSSSKLVLDVEQQIKELLPSLPKTLEGTITEMAFYEGFWCFSNLSGAVISFQRCFQAQDTDLIIASNPKSGTTWLKALMFSIVNRTRYTPSNTPLLTSNPHDLVPFLDAHLYAENQVPDLTIFPSPRLFSTHLPCSGLPESVKQSKCPIVYICRNPFDSAVSLWHHYHEMGLYNNGEMSMEDFFDVYFEGVSWYGPYWDHVLGYWKESLEKPNKVLFLKYEDMKKDIVSCLKRIAEFIGYPFSREEDRDGVIEEIVKLCSLSNLKNLEVNIEGMYLGKVPNKSYFRKGKVGEWVDYLSPSKKKHLENVMQEKLRGSGLSFKLSI, encoded by the coding sequence ATGGAGCAAGATAAAACATTTTCCTCTTCGAAGCTGGTTTTAGATGTTGAGCAACAAATTAAAGAGCTTCTTCCTTCCCTTCCAAAGACCTTGGAAGGGACAATTACTGAGATGGCTTTTTATGAGGGGTTTTGGTGTTTCTCAAATCTTTCTGGAGCTGTAATTTCATTCCAAAGATGCTTTCAAGCTCAAGACACAGATCTTATAATTGCCTCCAATCCAAAATCTGGTACTACTTGGCTCAAAGCTTTGATGTTTTCTATTGTTAATCGAACCCGTTATACCCCTTCTAATACCCCGTTGCTTACTTCAAACCCTCATGATCTAGTACCCTTCCTGGATGCCCATTTATATGCTGAAAACCAAGTTCCTGATCTTACTATTTTTCCATCTCCTCGGCTTTTTTCCACACACTTACCCTGTTCGGGTTTGCCAGAGTCAGTTAAGCAGTCTAAGTGTCCAATTGTTTACATTTGCCGCAATCCTTTTGATTCTGCAGTGTCCCTTTGGCATCACTACCATGAAATGGGACTATACAACAATGGTGAAATGTCTATGGAGGATTTTTTTGATGTGTATTTCGAGGGTGTCAGTTGGTACGGACCTTACTGGGATCATGTGTTAGGATACTGGAAGGAAAGCTTGGAGAAGCCGAATAAGGTGTTGTTTTTGAAGTATGAAGACATGAAGAAAGACATTGTTTCTTGTTTGAAGAGAATAGCGGAGTTCATTGGGTACCCTTTTTCTCGAGAGGAAGATAGAGATGGTGTGATTGAAGAAATTGTGAAGCTATGTAGTTTAAGCAATTTGAAAAATTTAGAGGTGAACATTGAAGGTATGTATTTGGGGAAAGTACCAAATAAGAGCTACTTTAGGAAAGGTAAAGTGGGGGAATGGGTTGATTATCTAAGCCCTTCAAAGAAGAAACATCTTGAGAATGTGATGCAAGAAAAGCTGAGAGGATCTGGTTTGTCTTTTAAACTTTCTATCTAA
- the LOC136223395 gene encoding cytosolic sulfotransferase 15-like has translation MAQDLNQQIEELYPTLPKILEGTTFELSLYQGFWCPTGMSPIRGVISFQKCFEAQDTDILVASNPKTGTTWLKALSFSIVNRTSYTPSNTPLLTSNPHDLVPFLDFHLFTQNQLPDLSGIPSPRLFAMHTPYAALSDSIKDSNCRIIYVCRNPFDTVVSLCHFSNAFTHKHDAQLSMEEFFELFFKGISPFGPYWDHVLGYWKASLERPDKVLFIKYEDMKEDIVPCLKRIAEFTGYPFSEEEERNGAIEEIAKLCSLGTLKDLEVNKSGTYLSKHPNKAFFRNGEVGNGVSLLSPAMKLKLQTVMEEKLQGSGLSFKLS, from the coding sequence ATGGCTCAAGATTTGAACCAACAAATTGAAGAGCTCTATCCTACCCTTCCCAAAATACTTGAGGGGACTACCTTTGAGTTGTCTTTATATCAGGGCTTTTGGTGCCCAACCGGAATGTCTCCCATTCGCGGTGTTATTTCCTTCCAAAAGTGCTTTGAAGCTCAAGATACTGATATTCTTGTTGCCTCCAATCCTAAGACCGGCACGACTTGGCTTAAGGCTCTGAGCTTTTCCATTGTTAACCGAACCAGTTATACCCCTTCTAACACCCCTTTGCTTACTTCAAACCCGCATGATCTTGTTCCCTTTCTTGACTTCCATCTCTTTACTCAAAACCAACTTCCTGATCTTTCCGGCATTCCATCTCCTAGGCTTTTTGCTATGCACACCCCTTATGCAGCATTATCTGACTCAATTAAGGACTCTAACTGTCGAATTATTTACGTTTGTCGCAACCCTTTTGACACTGTAGTCTCTCTTTGCCATTTCAGCAATGCATTTACGCACAAACATGATGCTCAATTGAGTATGGAGGAGTTTTTCGAGCTGTTCTTCAAAGGAATAAGTCCGTTCGGACCCTATTGGGATCATGTGTTAGGGTATTGGAAGGCGAGCTTGGAGAGGCCGGATAAGGTATTGTTTATTAAGTATGAAGACATGAAAGAAGACATTGTTCCTTGTTTGAAGAGAATAGCAGAGTTTACTGGGTACCCGTTTTCTGAAGAGGAAGAGAGAAATGGTGCTATTGAAGAAATTGCAAAGTTGTGTAGTTTGGGGACATTGAAAGATTTAGAGGTGAATAAGAGTGGAACTTATTTATCAAAACACCCAAACAAGGCATTCTTCAGGAATGGAGAGGTGGGGAATGGGGTTAGTCTTCTAAGCCCTGCAATGAAGCTAAAACTTCAAACTGTGATGGAAGAAAAGTTACAGGGATCTGGTTTATCTTTTAAGCTTTCTTAA